Within Lytechinus pictus isolate F3 Inbred chromosome 7, Lp3.0, whole genome shotgun sequence, the genomic segment GATATTATCTCTAGAATTGTCAtctcaaaatatagaaatatggTGTAAATGGAGATAAATATACCAAGCAAGCCAACATTTTGATTTGAAGCATGATTTCATTCGATAATCAAATGGAGTGATGAAATGATAGCCACAATTACCCAAAGTTTGTTTCATTGTTTTATAGTCTATATGAAAATGAAGTTCATTGGCCTTCAAATACTCTTGTACAATCATGACccactttgatatttttttctttaagactTTATctcatttcatacatgtacagagCAGCATGAGTGCTCGATGGAAACCATTCAGAGTGGGTACATCCTAGCATATGGCCAAATATATAGCTGTGCCAATTTCACAGTATTTACACTAAAATTCACCTGAAATCATAATACATCCATCTACATATAGCACACCTAGTTCATGTTCAACTTCACTTAATTCTCAATATATCCTATTTTTACCTAGGCTAAAGCTAAGCTGCAACATAGGTActaagcgggggggggggggggattacatGGGGGTTTTGGGGGGGATTTTGACCCCGAAAtactcaaaagagccctggaaaatccccattcactgcaatgttaaagtttatccAATATTGCAGATTGAGGCAGTAGATCATGAAAAGCAgccccccaaaataaataaaaaatatatataaatattttttgcttGTACTAGAGCactcaaggaattaatcctccCGGAATCATAAAAGGAATAGCCCAACACACAAGTCAGAAGCTGGGAATGCTCTATTTCGGAAGTTTAAATCAAGTGTTTGGGgttctttctttcaaatttgcAGTATACCTTCAAAATAAAAggatgtttgtttgttttttatttcagaaagaGTAAGGTGTACATAATGATCCAAATACAAGAGAAagtggatgaaaaaaaaaataataataaatcctaaataaataaagatatgaataaataataaacaaataaaataaataaataaacaagtaaGTTAAGGTTGAGAGTTGTACTCACTGACTCCTGGACTCCGCATATCTATCAGCTGGAGGGTAGTCATAGTAGTCCCTGTTATATGACAGAACAAACCAAcatttgaatattattatatagatgataaatgtGTTATGAGTGCAatgaatcatttcatatttcactgaATGAacaattctgtccattgcacaaatGTTAAGTCTGATAATGGTGAAGTCTGAAACATCGACTAGGAATAAAAAACTAAATGGCCATTTAAATATGGCATTGCTATATTAAATTTTGTATTGGCAACTTGATTAGATTTCGAAAAGTGGCAAGGACAACTCCCCCATTGGTCATGTACATTTATGTATTAGGACTCTCTCTCCTGTACTGGTAGTGTTTCCCTTTATATGCTTTGAGTAGTAATAAAAATAGAAAGCATATTATCATgagtcttaaaggagaatgaaacccttgaaaccagcttaattcatatcaaagagaaaaatcaaagaaacatgttgttgaaagtttgaggaagattgaatgaataataagaaagttatgagcatttgaatattgagatcactaatgccatgtagatcctcccattggcaatgcgaccaagatctatgatgacacacacgtacaactccctcattactttagtacttatttcacttatattctcacttttatagtctatcacaaggtaaggtgttctctttatgagaggacaagtacagaggtttcacattatatcattgatgaattgtttgtcatatgattagaatgagcaaaaagagatgttttggggtatattttcagtgtccaaaaggggagagttgttcatctgtgacatcatagatcttggtcgcattgccaatgggaggatctccatagcattagtgatctcgacattcaaatgctcataactcttctatttctagtcctattttactcaaacttttgttgatcttattctttgatttttctgctttcacaaaagccaACTtactccaagagtttcattctcctttaataaaagataataattGCAATTTCCAAAAGATACAAAGCGATTTGAGAAAaacttcttgttttttttaagataatttTCTAGTCATTTTGTGTATGGGAACAAAAATCAAATGGTCTTTACCCTAAACACTACGACATCACATATGTGGCCAATATGACATCCCCATACATATAGAAATTGCAACTTAATACAAGTTTTCAAGATTGTTTCTctggtttttctttttttttttccttgacaaaacaacttttcatttgggttggaaTCTGGTTTAAATTGTTAATGTCTGTTCACGGTTTTCTGTTGACAATTCCAGCAAGTCAGTCCTCATGAACATTGCTACTTCAATAGTTTGTCTATTTTGAGTGATGAAAGGTGCACAGATTATAGTAAAGTAAACCCTCAATGTGAATTAAGAACTTCACAAACACAGTGCAAACTCAGGGGAATATCTGGGGGAGTGTTTATGAAGCAAATAATGCTTTTCcgctgacaaatttgctctcaaccaatcagatgcaaggatttcagttgCTTATAACAGTGgtcagtgaaaatcaatgaCCATTTGCTTCATAAAAATGCTCCCCAGTGATAAACAAACGTGCATAACTCGACAATCTGGGGCTGTTTCACTGCAACACTTTGCCATGCATTATAACCAACATGCAACACATAACTACATTGATGACTGAGCAATAGCGCagggggagcgtttcataaagctgttcgtaagttaagagcgactttaagaactggtgatcctttcttaacATGCAAAACCATCGCTTATGAATATACTATTTGCCATAAGAAAGGATCTCCAGCCTTAACttgttgctcttaacttacgaacagctttatgaaacacccaccaggtcccACAAGCAAATAAACTAATTGAATGcaattattttgaataagtgCAGATTTATATCACACTAAACTCTTTGTACATGCAACAACCCCATGGAGTTGTAATGCACAAGTACAGTCAAATCTGTCTTAGCAGCCATCTGTTGTCACCTTCACTGTCTCCCATTGGATAGGAATATGTATGATTGAAACTGTCTCAAAAGGcccctaattttacaaaaaggtagtacatgtacattaaagtTTAAATAAGTCAACCTTCCATCCATAAATAGAATAATTACCTAAGGCACCTTACCAAAATTACCTTACCAGTGCTGTGTCTTTCATGCAGGAATCATGCAAAcataaaattaaatttcattgcTATTCCCAACATGAAATCAAGGTACCTTTCATGGCAACTTTTCTATATGATTCCATATTGCTATGTCTATAAAAAACATGAGCAATGATGGATGATTCAAGACACTTGTATGATTCCTGTGAGAAAAACCTTGCTCTGTCTTGTGGGTAAGGTGCTGAAGAAATTTCATCCAAGATTATAAATGCAAAGATTGTATTTGCCTCTTCTTACCAAATTTGCCTTTGAGCCAAAGACAATGGAgttaaaaatgaatttcttgAATATACATAACAATTTACAGTgttaataaatataaattagTTCACAAAAACATGCTTCACACTGAAGTTAAATCAATTATTGAAGGTCAAATTCATTTTGACATgcacacattaaaatgggttcAAAATTCAAACAATTCTCGTTGCAGCCATTACAGAGTTGCAACTTTCACAGATTTTTTCAAGGCCTTGTGACTTGCAataaatttatatgaaataaagctaAGGCAAAAAACATAGAAGTTAATTCGAAATTTAAGGCCACTGTTATGTGGGCAAAATAATTTGATGGCGCAAGCATACAAATAATTTTACACGAATAGACAGACTGCGTTCATAAAAGTTGAGCAACATTTATAGAAAACCAGGGGATTTTATTATCAAATCACTGTCCTTTTTCTATGCAAGCAAGGGAAAACTTTGGGATGATTTGCTAACTGCTACAATCAAACTCGATAAGATAAAATCAATTCCATGGGATTTAATTGGTTTGACAGTTGCCTTCTTCTGCCTGATTgtacagtcacaccaatgagaccgactccagaccgatcaaagctattacattatttccaatgGCACATCATTGGTCCGTTTGGAGACTGTTTCGTTAGTGTGTAATGGCTACAACGTTgattacaacaacaacaaatgctagttttttttttggggggggggtgatgcaagaaaatattgcattcaattgcaaatttccGTTGTAGTTTGACAACTGATTAATCACTTTTAATTATTggtattgatttatttacttgttgCAAGAAGCAaagtgcaaatttgcaattaattgcaagacatatgatgattttttttttacctataAAAGACaaacaattgattgcaagtttcttgcaacaccccattagtattaaaacaaacatgttattaaaatcaatgcaatgaaaatatTAGTCTTGTTAGAACCCACCTAGGAGGTGGAGGTGGAGAATCACGTCTCCTGTACCTTGGTGGGGTCAAGGGTCGCCTTCCTGGTGGCGGGCTTCGGCTCCTTGTTCTGTAAGGGTCGCGGGGGTACGGGTCACGGGAGTATTCATGGTACGGATATGGAGGCGGTCGCCTGTTAACATACAGGGATGATACAAAGTTGTTGAGTTATGCATAAAGATCCAGGACTCCATAATTAATACAAAGGTTAGCGAATCATCATGGGCTGATCTTTACaactgattgcattgattattgtgtatgatcaattatAAATATCTGCTCCACAATCAATCAATACATTGTATGTTACAGGGTATCAATATCGAGTGTCTACTTGTATGCATAGACTTTATGTGCTTAATAAATCctgaaagaaaatgtgtaattaatgACAAACTGGCATGGGATattaaaacattatttattttttctttaagtaTAATCTATGCAACTACATTTGTGATCAAATTAGCTTTAATACAATTTTCGTTCACTACGATAAATCCAATGACTTACTAAAAGTTGGATAAAACCTTGATTTTCATTGGCTGCTGAGctccgttaccatggtagttaccacaCTGGCGAATTGGTTATAATTGTGTTTATGAAATAGGGGCCCTATTACAGATCAATACTATccataaaaatatgattatcaAAATGGTGTACCTGTAGTAGTCCTCATAGTAGCGATCGTAGTACGGGTCAGGTGGTGGCGGTCTGCGAGACCCATAATCTCCGTATTCCCTGTCTTTGTATTCTCCAGGGTGATCTCGACTTCCTCCTCGACCACCTCTGAaacctcctccccctcctcctcgaCCGCCTCCATCACGGCCACCACCTCGACCACCACCTCCGCGTCCGCCTCGGCCTCCCCTTCCGCCGCCGCCTCCACGGCCGCCACCTCCTCGGCCGCCACCTCTGCTTCCCCTTTATAAAAAACATTAATAGAAAGAGATAAATGTTGGTGAAACAAAGGCTTGGGGTAGTGTTACTTTCATGAAGCACTTTGTCAAGAATTAGTTTGTCCTGACgtctgagccaatcagaagcaaggTTTTCAGTAGCCTACAGCTGTCAGTGAAAACCGTTACTTGTGTCATGGAATGCTCAATA encodes:
- the LOC129264453 gene encoding uncharacterized protein LOC129264453 isoform X6, which translates into the protein MAKKLFVGNVPQGVTNDDLKELFQTVGKVVECDVLKNYGFVHMATETECQEAVTQLDKTDFLGNVIQVQMSTSTVHKTTGVGNSGECFSCGKMGHFSRDCRDNGRGSRGGGRGGGGRGGGGGRGGRGGRGGGGRGGGRDGGGRGGGGGGFRGGRGGSRDHPGEYKDREYGDYGSRRPPPPDPYYDRYYEDYYRRPPPYPYHEYSRDPYPRDPYRTRSRSPPPGRRPLTPPRDYYDYPPADRYAESRSHYPPPRARYSPPRQTSAF
- the LOC129264453 gene encoding uncharacterized protein LOC129264453 isoform X5, which translates into the protein MAKKLFVGNVPQGVTNDDLKELFQTVGKVVECDVLKNYGFVHMATETECQEAVTQLDKTDFLGNVIQVQMSTSTVHKTTGVGNSGECFSCGKMGHFSRDCRDNGRGSRGGGRGGGGRGGGGGRGGRGGRGGGGRGGGRDGGGRGGGGGGFRGGRGGSRDHPGEYKDREYGDYGSRRPPPPDPYYDRYYEDYYRRPPPYPYHEYSRDPYPRDPYRTRSRSPPPGRRPLTPPRYRRRDSPPPPPRDYYDYPPADRYAESRSHYPPPRARYSPPRQTSAF
- the LOC129264453 gene encoding probable splicing factor, arginine/serine-rich 6 isoform X3, with the translated sequence MAKKLFVGNVPQGVTNDDLKELFQTVGKVVECDVLKNYGFVHMSTIEEALEAVNKLGGHRLYGNTIRVQHSTSTERKEPGSRGGGRGGGGRGGGGGRGGRGGRGGGGRGGGRDGGGRGGGGGGFRGGRGGSRDHPGEYKDREYGDYGSRRPPPPDPYYDRYYEDYYRRPPPYPYHEYSRDPYPRDPYRTRSRSPPPGRRPLTPPRYRRRDSPPPPPRDYYDYPPADRYAESRSQLSTPNGFQRAEDLAAEAVQMIGHPPGRSPQRGRFAHRDSPRVRGSPRQSYSAKGFHEDLGNHMSHRPEM